A region from the Palaemon carinicauda isolate YSFRI2023 chromosome 16, ASM3689809v2, whole genome shotgun sequence genome encodes:
- the LOC137654893 gene encoding uncharacterized protein, with the protein MEGTLIMEIRSYGRKTERSNIMDSNGNDDLQAHQYDQISQGYGVECSVQASGSDEDTNKEIFNFFRGGNANSSSTSQYQDVNHSDDSAKVDHCGNIQTFTGSCKSNENPAFIFGNDIPASTICDQIVMSAVGALAHVQPTTLSAVGASAPTQPTTSSAVGASAHIQPTTSSAVGASAPTQPKTSSAVGASAPTQPTTSSDAGASAHIQPTSSSAVGASAHIQPTTSSAVGASAHIQPTTSSAVGASAPTQPITSSAVIASAPTQPTTSSDAGASAHIQPTSSSAVGASAHIQPTSSSDVGASSPIKPSSNDKEVVNSVIQILASLPQATVGSTTANSTNSEILVNIPPLSAENPQVPQSCVPTSETALVTPTPSTHKTGKKRSDQPKFDDPTSETALVTPTPSTSKTGKGHIDQPNFYDPVKEKKLQKERERAKDNRLRAKRKIQEMTEDLERTREEKEESQAEVKRQRTENQALKLESAELKEELQSQGTENQALKLENAELKEELQRQGTENQTLKLEIGKVKEESQKGMRELERQIEAEKLKNVELNVKLQIMEADLAIVTYAPGNLKAENEELDRKVQTLTRQNTF; encoded by the coding sequence GAAAACTGAAAGGTCCAACATCATGGATTCCAACGGTAATGACGATCTTCAGGCACACCAATACGACCAGATTTCGCAAGGCTATGGAGTCGAATGTAGTGTCCAAGCTAGTGGGTCTGACGAAGACACGAACAAGGAAATTTTCAATTTCTTTAGAGGAGGCAATGCTAACTCATCATCAACCAGTCAGTACCAAGATGTCAATCACAGTGATGACTCAGCCAAAGTTGATCATTGTGGTAATATTCAGACCTTTACAGGATCTTGTAAGTCGAATGAAAATCCAGCATTCATCTTTGGAAATGACATTCCTGCCTCTAcaatctgtgaccagattgtgatgTCAGCTGTTGGCGCTTTAGCTCACGTCCAGCCAACAACATTGTCAGCTGTCGGCGCTTCTGCTCCCACCCAGCCAACAACATCGTCAGCTGTTGGCGCTTCTGCTCACATCCAGCCAACAACATCGTCAGCTGTTGGCGCTTCTGCTCCCACCCAGCCAAAAACATCGTCAGCTGTTGGCGCTTCTGCTCCCACCCAGCCAACAACATCATCAGATGCTGGCGCTTCTGCTCACATCCAGccaacatcatcatcagctgttggcGCTTCTGCTCACATCCAGCCAACAACATCGTCAGCTGTTGGCGCTTCTGCTCACATCCAGCCAACAACATCGTCAGCTGTTGGCGCTTCTGCTCCCACCCAGCCAATAACATCGTCAGCTGTTATCGCTTCTGCTCCCACCCAGCCAACAACATCATCAGATGCTGGCGCTTCTGCTCACATCCAGccaacatcatcatcagctgttggcGCTTCTGCTCACATCCAGCCAACATCATCATCAGATGTTGGCGCTTCTTCTCCCATAAAGCCAAGTAGTAATGACAAGGAAGTAGTGAATAGTGTAATACAAATTTTGGCGTCTCTGCCCCAGGCCACTGTAGGTTCTACTACTGCCAATTCTACTAATAGTGAAATCCTTGTGAACATCCCTCCACTCAGTGCTGAAAACCCTCAAGTTCCTCAATCTTGTGTCCCTACCTCAGAGACTGCTTTGGTGACTCCCACACCTTCCACTCATAAAACTGGGAAAAAGCGTTCTGATCAGCCTAAGTTTGATGACCCTACCTCAGAGACTGCTTTGGTGACTCCTACACCTTCCACAAGTAAAACTGGGAAAGGGCATATTGATCAGCCTAATTTTTATGATCCAGTTAAGGAAAAGAAGCTCCAGAAGGAAAGGGAAAGAGCAAAAGATAACAGGTTAAGGGCCAAACGTAAAATACAGGAAATGACCGAGGATCTAGAACGAACTAGAGAAGAAAAGGAAGAGTCTCAAGCAGAGGTTAAGAGACAGAGGACAGAGAACCAAGCTCTGAAGCTTGAGAGCGCTGAATTGAAGGAAGAGTTGCAGAGTCAGGGCACAGAGAACCAAGCTCTGAAGCTTGAGAACGCTGAATTGAAGGAAGAgttgcagagacaagggacagagaaCCAAACTCTAAAGCTTGAGATCGGAAAAGTGAAAGAAGAGTCGCAGAAAGGTATGAGAGAATTGGAGAGACAGATCGAAGCCGAGAAGCTCAAGAATGTCGAATTGAATGTTAAGTTACAGATAATGGAAGCAGACCTGGCGATTGTGACCTATGCTCCGGGGAACCTAAAAGCCGAGAATGAAGAGTTGGACAGAAAGGTTCAGACTCTAACTAGGCAAAACACATTCTAG